One stretch of Camelus bactrianus isolate YW-2024 breed Bactrian camel chromosome 19, ASM4877302v1, whole genome shotgun sequence DNA includes these proteins:
- the LOC141574084 gene encoding cystatin-9-like isoform X1, whose amino-acid sequence MDWTEAQAGRVGAGVGKAGGTGARPPTATQRRRGRWRWARPWALLLLLLGPQLLEARGWGLQREVSAEDQRVLERYLPATVEYAVHEFNLRSQDENAYKVKRVLRSWREPVDTAMVFSTELQLTRTRCGKFDEDIDNCPFQGRPDVNNTVTCLFTISTEPWRTVFELLNNTCSEGLL is encoded by the exons ATGGACTGGACCGAGGCCcaggcaggcagggtgggagcCGGAGTGGGGAAGGCGGGAGGCACGGGAGCCCGGCCGCCCACAGCCACGCAGCGCCGGCGGGGCAGGTGGAGGTGGGCTCGGCCCTGGGCCCTGCTCCTGCTTCTCCTGGGTCCCCAGCTCCTGGAGGCGCGCGGCTGGGGTCTCCAGAGGGAAGTGAGCGCGGAGGACCAGAGGGTGCTGGAAAGATACTTACCTGCCACCGTGGAGTACGCCGTACACGAGTTCAACCTGAGGAGCCAGGACGAGAACGCCTACAAGGTGAAGCGTGTCCTGAGGTCCTGGAGGGAGCCG GTGGACACCGCCATGGTGTTCTCCACGGAGCTGCAGCTCACCCGCACCAGGTGTGGGAAGTTTGACGAAGACATTGACAACTGTCCGTTTCAAGGACGTCCGGACGTGAACAAC ACCGTCACCTGCCTCTTCACCATCAGCACTGAACCCTGGAGAACAGTGTTTGAGCTCCTGAACAACACGTGCTCAGAGGGGCTCCTCTGA
- the LOC141574084 gene encoding cystatin-9-like isoform X2, with translation MDWTEAQAGRVGAGVGKAGGTGARPPTATQRRRGRWRWARPWALLLLLLGPQLLEARGWGLQREVSAEDQRVLERYLPATVEYAVHEFNLRSQDENAYKVDTAMVFSTELQLTRTRCGKFDEDIDNCPFQGRPDVNNTVTCLFTISTEPWRTVFELLNNTCSEGLL, from the exons ATGGACTGGACCGAGGCCcaggcaggcagggtgggagcCGGAGTGGGGAAGGCGGGAGGCACGGGAGCCCGGCCGCCCACAGCCACGCAGCGCCGGCGGGGCAGGTGGAGGTGGGCTCGGCCCTGGGCCCTGCTCCTGCTTCTCCTGGGTCCCCAGCTCCTGGAGGCGCGCGGCTGGGGTCTCCAGAGGGAAGTGAGCGCGGAGGACCAGAGGGTGCTGGAAAGATACTTACCTGCCACCGTGGAGTACGCCGTACACGAGTTCAACCTGAGGAGCCAGGACGAGAACGCCTACAAG GTGGACACCGCCATGGTGTTCTCCACGGAGCTGCAGCTCACCCGCACCAGGTGTGGGAAGTTTGACGAAGACATTGACAACTGTCCGTTTCAAGGACGTCCGGACGTGAACAAC ACCGTCACCTGCCTCTTCACCATCAGCACTGAACCCTGGAGAACAGTGTTTGAGCTCCTGAACAACACGTGCTCAGAGGGGCTCCTCTGA
- the LOC105083208 gene encoding cystatin-13 — translation MARLCPSLLLLVATVALASSAVHAWGTPKVVRKFQDIPKSYVYVQQAVWFAMKEYNKASSDKSAFKVVEILKSQEQITDSLDYLIEAKIVRTTCKKVSGEHENCSEQQDPQMQKMFYCTFIVASKPWNFELKLLKKECRPV, via the exons atggCCAGGCTCTGCCCCAGCCTGCTGCTCCTGGTGGCCACTGTGGCCCTGGCGTCCAGTGCTGTCCACGCCTGGGGCACGCCGAAGGTGGTGAGGAAGTTCCAAGACATCCCGAAGTCCTACGTGTACGTGCAGCAGGCTGTGTGGTTCGCCATGAAGGAGTACAACAAAGCCAGCTCAGACAAGTCCGCCTTCAAGGTGGTGGAGATCCTGAAGTCCCAGGAGCAG ATCACGGATAGCTTGGATTACCTTATTGAAGCCAAGATTGTCCGGACAACATGCAAGAAAGTTTCAGGAGAACATGAGAACTGCTCAGAGCAGCAGGACCCCCAGATGCAGAAG ATGTTTTATTGCACCTTTATTGTTGCGTCCAAACCCTGGAACTTTGAACTCAAGCTGCTGAAGAAGGAATGCCGACCCGTCTAG
- the LOC105083180 gene encoding cystatin-9-like isoform X1 codes for MDWTEAQAGRVGAGVGKAGGTGARPPTATQRRRGRWRWARPWALLLLLLGPQLLEARGWGLQREVSAEDQRVLERYLPATVEYAVHEFNLRSQDENAYKVKRVLRSWREPVDTAMVFSTELQLTRTRCGKFDEDIDNCPFQGRPDVNNTVTCLFTISTEPWRTVFELLNNTCSEGLL; via the exons ATGGACTGGACCGAGGCCcaggcaggcagggtgggagcCGGAGTGGGGAAGGCGGGAGGCACGGGAGCCCGGCCGCCCACAGCCACGCAGCGCCGGCGGGGCAGGTGGAGGTGGGCTCGGCCCTGGGCCCTGCTCCTGCTTCTCCTGGGTCCCCAGCTCCTGGAGGCGCGCGGCTGGGGTCTCCAGAGGGAAGTGAGCGCGGAGGACCAGAGGGTGCTGGAAAGGTACTTACCTGCCACCGTGGAGTACGCCGTACACGAGTTCAACCTGAGGAGCCAGGACGAGAACGCCTACAAGGTGAAGCGTGTCCTGAGGTCCTGGAGGGAGCCG GTGGACACCGCCATGGTGTTCTCCACGGAGCTGCAGCTCACCCGCACCAGGTGTGGGAAGTTTGACGAAGACATTGACAACTGTCCGTTTCAAGGACGTCCGGACGTGAACAAC ACCGTCACCTGCCTCTTCACCATCAGCACTGAACCCTGGAGAACAGTGTTTGAGCTCCTGAACAACACGTGCTCAGAGGGGCTCCTCTGA
- the LOC105083180 gene encoding cystatin-9-like isoform X2 — protein MDWTEAQAGRVGAGVGKAGGTGARPPTATQRRRGRWRWARPWALLLLLLGPQLLEARGWGLQREVSAEDQRVLERYLPATVEYAVHEFNLRSQDENAYKVDTAMVFSTELQLTRTRCGKFDEDIDNCPFQGRPDVNNTVTCLFTISTEPWRTVFELLNNTCSEGLL, from the exons ATGGACTGGACCGAGGCCcaggcaggcagggtgggagcCGGAGTGGGGAAGGCGGGAGGCACGGGAGCCCGGCCGCCCACAGCCACGCAGCGCCGGCGGGGCAGGTGGAGGTGGGCTCGGCCCTGGGCCCTGCTCCTGCTTCTCCTGGGTCCCCAGCTCCTGGAGGCGCGCGGCTGGGGTCTCCAGAGGGAAGTGAGCGCGGAGGACCAGAGGGTGCTGGAAAGGTACTTACCTGCCACCGTGGAGTACGCCGTACACGAGTTCAACCTGAGGAGCCAGGACGAGAACGCCTACAAG GTGGACACCGCCATGGTGTTCTCCACGGAGCTGCAGCTCACCCGCACCAGGTGTGGGAAGTTTGACGAAGACATTGACAACTGTCCGTTTCAAGGACGTCCGGACGTGAACAAC ACCGTCACCTGCCTCTTCACCATCAGCACTGAACCCTGGAGAACAGTGTTTGAGCTCCTGAACAACACGTGCTCAGAGGGGCTCCTCTGA
- the LOC105083181 gene encoding cystatin-C, translated as MAESPRAPLLLLAALALALALAVSPAAGQTSKRNRLVGGLMDAEVNEEGVQKALSFALSEYNKASNDAFHSRVMRVVRVRKQVVAGMKYFLEVEIGRTTCTKSQPNLASCPFHDEPHLQRKMLCSFQVHTVPWLGVVSMGKSSCQAE; from the exons ATGGCCGAGTCCCCGCGCGCCCCGCTGCTCTTGCTGGccgccctggccctggccctggccctggccgtGAGCCCCGCGGCCGGGCAGACCTCCAAACGGAACCGCTTGGTGGGCGGCCTGATGGACGCGGAGGTCAACGAGGAGGGCGTGCAGAAGGCGCTGTCCTTCGCCCTCAGCGAGTACAACAAGGCGAGCAACGACGCCTTCCACAGCCGCGTGATGCGTGTGGTGCGCGTCCGCAAGCAG GTCGTGGCCGGGATGAAGTACTTCTTGGAAGTGGAGATTGGCAGAACCACATGCACCAAGTCCCAGCCCAACTTGGCCAGCTGTCCCTTCCACGATGAGCCGCACTTGCAGAGG AAGATGCTCTGCTCCTTCCAGGTGCACACCGTCCCCTGGCTGGGCGTCGTCTCCATGGGGAAGTCCAGCTGTCAGGCTGAGTAG